Proteins co-encoded in one Streptomyces sp. JH34 genomic window:
- a CDS encoding ABC transporter ATP-binding protein, with translation MIEAVGLTKRYGAKTAVHNLSFQVRPGAVTGFLGPNGSGKSTTMRMMLGLDRPTSGHVTIGGHAFRSLPNAPRQVGALLDAKAVHGGRSARNHLLSLAQLAGIPAARVDEVLGVVGLQDVAKRRSKGFSLGMGQRLGIAAALLGDPQVLLFDEPVNGLDPEGILWVRNLMKQLASEGRTVFVSSHLMSEMALTADHLIVIGRGQLLADMSVTDFISANSADFARVRVPADRPEHREKLTSSLTEAGGQVMPEPDGALRVTGLPLPRISDLAHGSDVRLWELSPHRASLEEAYMRMTQGAVDYRSTADAKEGLQPPPPGYGYPGHEGQGQPGHAQLPPPDVPQQGWYAPPPPGQNPYAAAPAPAPAPTAERTGRKTDEDPR, from the coding sequence GTGCGGCCAGGTGCCGTGACGGGGTTCCTCGGTCCCAACGGGTCGGGCAAGTCCACCACCATGCGCATGATGCTGGGCCTGGACCGGCCGACGTCCGGACACGTGACGATCGGTGGTCACGCCTTCCGCAGTCTGCCGAACGCACCGCGCCAGGTGGGTGCGCTGCTCGACGCGAAGGCCGTGCACGGCGGGCGCAGCGCCCGTAACCACCTGCTGAGCCTGGCCCAGCTGGCGGGCATCCCGGCGGCCCGGGTGGACGAGGTCCTCGGGGTGGTCGGACTGCAGGACGTCGCGAAGAGGCGGTCCAAGGGCTTCTCCCTGGGAATGGGACAGCGGCTCGGGATCGCGGCGGCGCTGCTCGGCGACCCGCAGGTGCTGCTCTTCGACGAACCGGTCAACGGGCTCGACCCCGAGGGCATCCTCTGGGTCCGGAACCTGATGAAGCAGCTGGCCTCGGAGGGCCGTACGGTCTTCGTCTCCAGCCATCTGATGAGCGAGATGGCCCTCACCGCCGACCATCTGATCGTGATCGGCCGCGGGCAGCTCCTCGCCGACATGAGCGTCACCGACTTCATCTCGGCGAACTCGGCGGACTTCGCCCGGGTTCGCGTCCCGGCCGACCGGCCGGAGCACCGGGAGAAGCTGACGTCCTCGCTCACCGAGGCGGGCGGCCAGGTCATGCCGGAACCGGACGGCGCCCTGCGCGTCACCGGACTCCCGCTGCCCCGGATCAGCGACCTGGCGCACGGGTCGGACGTCCGGCTCTGGGAACTCTCCCCGCACCGGGCCTCGCTCGAGGAGGCGTACATGCGGATGACGCAGGGCGCCGTGGACTACCGCTCGACGGCGGACGCCAAGGAAGGGCTCCAGCCCCCGCCGCCCGGCTACGGCTACCCCGGTCATGAGGGCCAGGGGCAGCCGGGTCACGCGCAGCTGCCTCCGCCGGATGTACCGCAGCAGGGCTGGTACGCCCCGCCGCCCCCGGGACAGAACCCGTACGCCGCCGCACCGGCACCCGCCCCCGCGCCCACCGCGGAGCGGACCGGGCGCAAGACCGACGAGGACCCCCGATGA
- a CDS encoding response regulator transcription factor, which produces MTIRVLVAEDQSAVRAGLVLILRSAPDIEVVGEAADGEAAVRLARELRPDLVLMDVQMPRLDGVSATRQVVAERLADVLVLTTFDLDEYVFGALRAGASGFLLKNTEAGDLLDAVRTVARGEGLIAPAVTRRLIAEFASASSGHRPSAPPPEALESLTRREREVLGCLGQGLSNMEIAERLSMAEATVKTHVSRLLGKLELRSRVQAAVLAQELGLRPGE; this is translated from the coding sequence ATGACGATCCGGGTGCTGGTCGCGGAGGACCAGTCGGCCGTACGCGCGGGGCTGGTGCTGATCCTGAGGAGCGCCCCGGACATCGAGGTGGTGGGAGAGGCCGCGGACGGCGAGGCCGCCGTGCGCCTGGCCCGTGAACTGCGCCCGGACCTGGTCCTGATGGACGTGCAGATGCCGCGGCTGGACGGGGTGTCGGCGACACGGCAGGTCGTGGCGGAGCGACTGGCGGACGTGCTGGTGCTGACGACCTTCGATCTGGACGAGTACGTCTTCGGCGCGCTGCGCGCGGGCGCGTCCGGCTTCCTGCTGAAGAACACGGAGGCCGGCGACCTCCTCGACGCCGTCCGTACGGTGGCTCGCGGCGAGGGCCTGATCGCCCCGGCCGTGACGCGGCGCCTGATCGCGGAGTTCGCCTCGGCGTCCTCCGGGCACAGGCCGTCCGCGCCCCCTCCCGAGGCGCTGGAATCGCTGACGCGCAGGGAGCGTGAGGTGCTGGGCTGTCTCGGCCAGGGGCTGTCCAACATGGAGATCGCCGAGCGGCTCTCGATGGCCGAGGCGACGGTGAAGACGCATGTCAGCAGGCTGCTCGGAAAGCTGGAGCTGCGCAGCAGGGTGCAAGCCGCGGTACTCGCGCAGGAGTTGGGCCTTCGGCCCGGGGAGTGA
- the nucS gene encoding endonuclease NucS has product MRLVIARCSVDYAGRLTAHLPSAPRLILVKADGSVSIHADDRAYKPLNWMSPPCTLKEGADDSEGVWTVVNKAGEKLIITMEEILHDSSHELGVDPGLIKDGVEAHLQELLADRIEIVGEGYTLIRREYPTAIGPVDILCRDADGATVAVELKRRGDIDGVEQLTRYLELLNRDPHLAPVRGVFAAQEIKPQARVLATDRGIGCLVLDYDAMRGIEDDKLRLF; this is encoded by the coding sequence ATGCGTCTCGTCATCGCCCGTTGCTCCGTCGACTACGCGGGCCGGCTCACTGCCCACCTGCCCTCCGCCCCCCGTCTGATCCTGGTGAAGGCGGACGGCAGCGTCTCGATCCACGCCGACGACCGGGCGTACAAACCTCTCAACTGGATGTCCCCGCCGTGCACCCTGAAGGAGGGCGCCGACGACAGCGAGGGCGTCTGGACCGTGGTGAACAAAGCGGGCGAGAAACTGATCATCACGATGGAGGAGATCCTCCATGACTCGTCCCATGAGCTGGGTGTCGACCCGGGGCTCATCAAGGACGGCGTGGAGGCGCATCTCCAGGAGCTGCTCGCCGACCGCATCGAGATCGTCGGCGAGGGCTACACCCTGATCCGCCGTGAGTACCCGACCGCGATCGGCCCGGTCGACATCCTCTGCCGGGACGCGGACGGCGCGACGGTGGCCGTGGAGCTGAAGCGGCGGGGCGACATCGACGGCGTGGAGCAGCTGACCCGCTACCTGGAGCTGCTCAACCGCGATCCCCATCTGGCGCCGGTGCGGGGCGTGTTCGCGGCGCAGGAGATCAAGCCGCAGGCCCGGGTGCTGGCGACGGACCGCGGGATCGGGTGCCTGGTCCTCGACTACGACGCGATGCGCGGCATCGAGGACGACAAGCTGCGGTTGTTCTGA
- a CDS encoding 3-hydroxyacyl-CoA dehydrogenase family protein — MARKLAVIGAGLMGSGIAQVSAQAGWDVVLRDVTDEALARGRGGIEASYGKFVAKGKLEAADAEAALARITTTTDLDAVADADVVVEAVFEKLEVKHEIFRTLDKVVREDAVLASNTSAIPITKIAAVTEHPERVVGVHFFSPVPMMRLCELVRGYKTSDETLATAREFAESVGKTCIVVNRDVAGFVTTRLISALVVEAAKLYESGVASAEDIDTACKLGFGHAMGPLATADMTGVDILLHATGNIYTESQDEKFAAPELMRRMVDAGDIGRKSGQGFYTY; from the coding sequence GTGGCCAGGAAGCTCGCCGTCATCGGCGCCGGACTCATGGGGTCCGGTATCGCGCAGGTCTCCGCCCAGGCGGGCTGGGACGTCGTGTTGCGTGATGTCACGGACGAGGCCCTGGCCCGCGGGCGTGGCGGCATCGAGGCCAGTTACGGCAAGTTCGTCGCCAAGGGCAAGCTGGAGGCGGCCGACGCGGAGGCCGCTCTCGCCCGGATCACCACGACCACCGACCTCGACGCCGTGGCCGACGCGGACGTCGTCGTCGAGGCCGTCTTCGAGAAGCTCGAGGTCAAGCACGAGATCTTCCGTACCCTCGACAAGGTCGTACGGGAGGACGCCGTGCTCGCCTCCAACACCTCCGCCATCCCGATCACCAAGATCGCGGCCGTGACGGAGCACCCGGAGCGGGTCGTCGGTGTGCACTTCTTCTCGCCGGTCCCGATGATGCGGCTCTGCGAGCTGGTGCGCGGGTACAAGACCAGCGACGAAACCCTCGCCACAGCAAGGGAGTTCGCCGAGTCCGTGGGTAAGACCTGCATCGTCGTCAACCGTGACGTCGCGGGCTTCGTCACCACCCGGCTGATCTCGGCGCTGGTCGTCGAGGCGGCCAAGCTCTACGAGTCGGGCGTCGCCTCGGCCGAGGACATCGACACCGCCTGCAAGCTGGGCTTCGGCCACGCCATGGGGCCGCTCGCCACGGCGGACATGACCGGCGTCGACATCCTCCTGCACGCCACCGGCAACATCTACACCGAATCCCAGGACGAGAAGTTCGCCGCTCCGGAGCTGATGCGCCGGATGGTCGATGCAGGTGACATCGGGCGCAAGAGCGGGCAGGGCTTCTACACCTACTGA
- a CDS encoding ABC transporter permease subunit, translating to MTMPPPPQEQMPPQVHQAAPQQPRQGWGDPAGLYASPIPVRTPGLGDAIASEWTKIRSVRSTMWTLGVMVVLLLGIGLLVAFVVSLSDAPREKAPVLTLGFFGVLLSSICVITLGVLTIASEYSTGMIRTTLTACPSRARILIAKSVVFFLLAFAITTVTTGIVGVLQTAMLDGATPGTGVWVRSTVGIGLYVATLGLLSLAVGAIVRHSAGAITIMIAVVLLPLVMAIFMLSPSLASVQQALFEWSIPNQLGAMYDASVTSSGPSGWEPLWVVLGVTAVAMAGAFAALDRRDV from the coding sequence ATGACGATGCCTCCGCCGCCGCAGGAGCAGATGCCCCCGCAGGTGCACCAGGCGGCTCCTCAGCAGCCGCGGCAGGGCTGGGGTGACCCCGCCGGCCTCTACGCCTCTCCCATCCCCGTGCGCACCCCGGGCCTCGGCGACGCCATCGCCTCCGAGTGGACGAAGATCCGCTCCGTGCGCTCCACGATGTGGACGCTCGGCGTGATGGTCGTGCTGCTGCTCGGCATCGGTCTGCTCGTCGCGTTCGTCGTGAGCCTGTCGGACGCCCCCCGGGAAAAGGCGCCCGTGCTCACGCTCGGCTTCTTCGGCGTGCTGCTCAGCTCGATCTGCGTGATCACACTCGGCGTGCTGACCATCGCGTCGGAGTACAGCACCGGCATGATCCGTACGACGCTGACCGCCTGCCCGAGCCGGGCACGGATCCTGATCGCGAAGTCGGTCGTCTTCTTCCTGCTCGCGTTCGCGATCACGACGGTGACGACCGGGATCGTCGGCGTCCTCCAGACCGCCATGCTCGACGGAGCCACGCCCGGCACGGGCGTCTGGGTGCGCTCCACGGTGGGGATCGGCCTCTACGTCGCCACCCTCGGGCTGCTCTCGCTCGCGGTCGGCGCGATCGTGCGGCACTCGGCGGGAGCCATCACGATCATGATCGCGGTGGTGCTGCTCCCGCTCGTCATGGCGATCTTCATGCTCTCGCCGTCGCTGGCGTCCGTGCAGCAGGCGCTCTTCGAGTGGTCCATCCCCAACCAGCTCGGCGCGATGTACGACGCGTCGGTCACCTCGTCGGGGCCGTCTGGCTGGGAGCCGCTGTGGGTCGTCCTCGGCGTGACCGCGGTGGCCATGGCCGGCGCCTTCGCGGCGCTGGACCGGCGGGACGTCTGA
- a CDS encoding histidine kinase has protein sequence MFSPARPHRADVLLAVSGLSGGAVLWMIGIHVQNGRLFDAPWVSLLPLVLMSALELLRRTAPRTALSVGTLALVADQFTVGSLATLLMFTDLVYAAVLYGPPAASRRIPVVTLLVTVATTVGFIAWKPSADAVLIGIVVGMVSFGPALTGVSVRNHRDAAEAARLRADQTALLAEMDRVQAVTAERSRMARELHDMVANHLSAIAIHSTAALSIDDQGTSRDALGVIRQNSVDGLTEMRRLIGLLRDSGASGPPSTAPTLASLDALVEQAGANSASSGLTVTLDDGREASGPLPAPVELAAYRIVQESLTNALKHAAPGPVTVRLERSHTALTVEVSSVFGDRPGPRAPGSGAGLVGMRERVTLLGGTIGAGPGPRGDGVRIWVVRAELPVDERAGRG, from the coding sequence GTGTTCTCCCCTGCGCGCCCGCATCGCGCCGACGTCCTGCTCGCGGTCAGCGGACTGTCCGGCGGTGCGGTCCTGTGGATGATCGGCATCCACGTCCAGAACGGCCGGCTCTTCGACGCCCCCTGGGTGTCCCTGCTGCCGCTCGTGCTGATGTCGGCCCTCGAACTGCTGCGGCGCACCGCCCCGCGAACCGCTCTGTCCGTCGGCACGCTCGCCCTGGTGGCGGATCAGTTCACCGTGGGCAGCCTGGCCACACTGCTGATGTTCACCGACCTCGTGTACGCGGCCGTGCTGTACGGTCCGCCCGCCGCGTCGCGCCGCATCCCGGTCGTCACGCTGCTGGTCACGGTCGCCACGACGGTCGGCTTCATCGCCTGGAAGCCGTCCGCGGACGCCGTGCTCATCGGGATCGTCGTCGGCATGGTCTCCTTCGGCCCCGCCCTCACGGGTGTCAGTGTCCGCAACCACCGTGACGCCGCCGAGGCCGCCCGGCTGCGCGCCGACCAGACCGCGCTGCTGGCGGAGATGGACCGGGTCCAGGCGGTGACCGCCGAACGGTCACGGATGGCGCGCGAGCTGCACGACATGGTCGCCAACCATCTCTCCGCGATCGCCATCCACTCCACCGCGGCGCTCTCCATCGACGATCAGGGCACTTCACGGGACGCCCTCGGGGTGATCCGGCAGAACAGTGTCGACGGACTGACGGAGATGCGGCGGCTCATCGGGCTCCTGCGGGACAGCGGAGCGTCCGGTCCGCCGAGTACCGCGCCCACCCTGGCCTCACTGGACGCCCTGGTGGAACAGGCCGGTGCGAACTCCGCGTCCAGCGGGCTCACCGTGACTCTGGACGACGGCCGCGAGGCGTCCGGGCCACTGCCGGCGCCGGTCGAGCTGGCGGCGTACCGCATCGTCCAGGAGTCGCTGACGAACGCGCTGAAGCACGCGGCGCCCGGCCCGGTGACGGTTCGGCTGGAGCGGTCGCACACGGCACTGACGGTGGAGGTGAGCAGCGTGTTCGGCGACCGGCCGGGACCGCGCGCGCCCGGTTCGGGAGCCGGCCTGGTGGGGATGCGGGAACGGGTGACCCTGCTGGGCGGGACGATCGGGGCGGGGCCCGGGCCCAGGGGTGACGGCGTGAGGATCTGGGTGGTGCGGGCCGAACTGCCCGTCGATGAGAGGGCAGGGCGGGGATGA
- a CDS encoding SCO5389 family protein: MSLDVSPALLEQAERGEVDEADFVDCVRTSLPYAWEMISSLVAQLKVDGGEFADNQTPPPDEQARGQLLRALASDAIRGALQRHFGVRLAFQNCHRVAVFPLDASVDERLARFTSVRGQLLNQSPELRDC; the protein is encoded by the coding sequence ATGTCGCTCGACGTCTCACCGGCGCTGTTGGAACAGGCCGAGCGAGGCGAGGTCGACGAAGCCGACTTCGTCGACTGCGTCCGGACCTCCCTGCCCTACGCATGGGAGATGATCAGCTCTCTGGTGGCCCAGCTGAAGGTCGACGGCGGAGAATTCGCCGACAACCAGACGCCCCCGCCGGACGAGCAGGCACGTGGTCAGCTGCTGCGTGCGCTCGCGAGTGATGCGATACGCGGCGCGCTGCAGCGGCACTTCGGAGTGCGCCTCGCATTCCAGAACTGCCACCGCGTCGCGGTGTTCCCGCTGGACGCCTCGGTCGACGAGCGCCTTGCCCGATTCACCTCGGTCAGGGGTCAGTTGCTCAACCAGTCGCCCGAACTACGGGACTGCTGA
- a CDS encoding STAS domain-containing protein: MHIRGDHAELVVGGRLDVRSAADARTVLHSAVDDGAGDLVLNLTELDSWDATGLGVIMGAHRRAGRAGRRLVLRGVPPQMQRLLVATRLHRILAIEGGLAADSLPRV, translated from the coding sequence ATGCACATCAGGGGCGACCACGCCGAGCTGGTCGTCGGGGGCCGCCTCGACGTCCGAAGCGCGGCGGACGCCCGTACGGTCCTGCACTCGGCCGTCGACGACGGGGCCGGCGATCTCGTGCTGAACCTGACCGAGCTCGACTCCTGGGACGCCACCGGACTCGGCGTCATCATGGGCGCGCACCGCAGGGCCGGCCGGGCCGGCCGGCGGCTGGTGCTGCGCGGCGTCCCGCCGCAGATGCAGCGCCTGCTCGTGGCGACGAGACTGCACCGGATCCTGGCCATCGAGGGCGGTCTCGCCGCGGACTCCCTGCCACGCGTGTAG
- a CDS encoding LLM class flavin-dependent oxidoreductase, with the protein MRVGTFVLAAQFPGQGQGEALHRAVRSAEVAEESGLDSVWLAEHHFVPYGVCPSATTLAALLLGRTRRIRVGTAVSVLPNQHPVMLGEQAALLHLTSGGRFSLGVGRGGPWVDLEVFGGGLDAYEKGFPEALELLLEWLDKPRVAGTGERYGFREVAVVPRADELLGDGPAGPEVVVACTSPKSVKIAAEKGLPMLLGMHCGDEEKADMVALWRSAAREAGQPAEVAERVAHVSAGVAQIADRPADAVETLVKAMPGWLRQGLDAHVTVDGRHRVMRDPVAYTEFLCGLHPVGPPRFAADRLAATAERTGITRFALMVEGSGDLAATETNVQRLGTEVLPLLE; encoded by the coding sequence ATGCGCGTAGGAACATTCGTACTGGCGGCCCAGTTCCCGGGCCAGGGACAGGGCGAGGCTCTGCACCGGGCCGTCAGGTCCGCGGAGGTCGCGGAGGAGTCGGGACTCGATTCCGTGTGGCTGGCGGAACACCACTTCGTGCCGTACGGAGTGTGCCCGTCCGCCACGACCCTCGCCGCACTGCTGCTCGGCCGCACCCGCAGGATCCGGGTGGGCACGGCGGTGAGCGTGCTGCCGAACCAGCACCCGGTCATGCTGGGTGAGCAGGCCGCGCTGCTGCACCTGACCAGCGGCGGGCGCTTCTCCCTCGGGGTCGGGCGCGGCGGTCCGTGGGTCGACCTGGAGGTGTTCGGCGGCGGGCTCGACGCGTACGAGAAGGGCTTCCCCGAGGCGCTGGAGCTGCTGTTGGAGTGGCTGGACAAACCCCGGGTGGCGGGCACCGGGGAGCGTTACGGCTTCCGCGAGGTCGCCGTGGTGCCCCGGGCCGACGAGCTCCTCGGGGACGGTCCGGCGGGCCCCGAGGTGGTCGTCGCCTGTACGTCGCCGAAAAGCGTGAAAATCGCCGCTGAAAAGGGTTTGCCCATGCTCCTCGGGATGCACTGCGGTGACGAGGAGAAGGCCGACATGGTCGCCCTGTGGCGATCGGCCGCCCGGGAGGCCGGTCAGCCGGCGGAGGTCGCGGAGCGGGTAGCACATGTGTCCGCAGGGGTGGCGCAGATCGCCGACCGCCCCGCCGATGCCGTGGAGACGCTCGTGAAGGCGATGCCGGGCTGGCTGCGGCAGGGGCTCGACGCCCATGTGACGGTCGACGGCCGCCACCGGGTGATGCGCGACCCCGTCGCCTACACGGAGTTCCTGTGCGGCCTGCATCCGGTGGGTCCGCCCCGTTTCGCGGCGGACCGGCTGGCGGCCACGGCGGAGCGCACGGGCATCACCCGCTTCGCCCTCATGGTGGAGGGCTCGGGCGATCTCGCGGCGACGGAGACGAATGTGCAGCGGCTGGGCACGGAAGTGCTGCCGTTGCTGGAATGA
- a CDS encoding cob(I)yrinic acid a,c-diamide adenosyltransferase — protein sequence MVNLTRIYTRTGDKGTTALGDMSRTAKTDLRISAYADANEANAVIGTAVALGNLPEDVVKVLVRVQNDLFDVGADLCTPVVENPEYPPLRVEQSYVDKLEADCDTFLEELEKLRSFILPGGTPGAALLHQACTVVRRAERSTWAALEVHGDVMNALTATYLNRLSDLLFILARTANKEVGDVLWVPGGER from the coding sequence ATGGTCAATCTGACGCGCATCTACACCCGTACCGGCGACAAGGGCACCACCGCCCTCGGTGACATGAGCCGGACCGCCAAGACCGATCTGCGGATCTCCGCCTACGCCGACGCCAACGAGGCCAACGCCGTGATCGGTACGGCCGTCGCGCTCGGGAACCTCCCCGAGGACGTCGTGAAGGTCCTCGTCCGTGTGCAGAACGACCTCTTCGACGTGGGTGCGGACCTGTGCACGCCGGTGGTGGAGAACCCGGAGTACCCGCCGCTGCGGGTGGAGCAGTCGTACGTCGACAAGCTGGAGGCGGACTGCGACACCTTCCTGGAGGAGCTGGAGAAGCTCCGCAGCTTCATCCTTCCGGGCGGCACTCCGGGGGCGGCGCTGCTGCACCAGGCCTGCACGGTCGTCCGGCGGGCCGAGCGATCCACCTGGGCGGCGCTGGAGGTGCACGGGGACGTGATGAACGCGCTGACGGCGACCTACCTGAACCGTCTCTCCGACCTCCTGTTCATCCTCGCCCGGACGGCGAACAAGGAGGTCGGGGACGTGCTGTGGGTGCCGGGCGGCGAGCGCTGA
- a CDS encoding ATP/GTP-binding protein, producing MSPRRNRPRGGDGPTGNPAGEGGRYGGGGATESWQGEEWSVRPVSGASTVGKRYRCPGCDQEIPSGVPHLVAWPEYGGIDDRRHWHKACWNAKDRRTTRVQRSRNAPRY from the coding sequence GTGTCCCCGCGCCGCAACCGCCCACGAGGCGGCGATGGTCCCACCGGCAACCCAGCGGGCGAAGGCGGCCGGTACGGCGGGGGCGGTGCCACCGAGAGCTGGCAGGGCGAGGAGTGGTCGGTGCGCCCGGTGAGCGGCGCGAGCACGGTGGGCAAGCGCTACCGCTGCCCCGGCTGCGACCAGGAGATCCCGTCCGGGGTCCCGCACCTCGTCGCCTGGCCGGAGTACGGCGGGATCGACGACCGCAGGCACTGGCACAAAGCCTGCTGGAACGCGAAGGACCGCCGCACCACACGGGTGCAGCGGTCCAGGAACGCTCCGCGGTACTGA
- a CDS encoding ATP-binding protein, giving the protein MDPTNRGPEEYGNDHSGDDGARRRQSRDPLMPDFGHQTPQQSRTVRLISGDFLLTVNPVDGSEIEPCRPGEQPDAPVRHTAARRVDRERAAAPPVPAGPPAPQTPLLERQDERERLQRLLARGRSVCLTGPAGSGRTALLDAVAADCADLAPDGVVRLSGYKRTASELLYGLFEAVYSAPLHRPDREGLLALVHGVGAVVVVDDLELGGAALQELLDATPECAFLFATTPDVPSPAADANLEEVFLSGLGRSASIELMEHVVERALTDEEANWAGDLWFESEGLPLRFVQAGALLRQRDDLRVGQDAFDGDDEPGDAPFGRAESAGLPLPSLGEGAAPAALLASRLSEAARETLRFAVALGGEVPHQAHLPALVGDTHADAALGELALSGLLSPAGPRYRLAAGVLTQLEASGYDESAEAHARSAAQHYTWWAGHPSVTPERAIAESDALLASMTRLVPGDAPGQASVAVLLARSAAPAFAAGMQWGAWEKALRAGQEAARIAGEVAEEAYFHHELGVLALCTGHLDRARAELETSVGMRGALADKAGAVAGRRALALVADRSGEPVRTTLAGDDVPLVPRHDETAPSLAGAPAAKPLFPRLTDTSATMVSYQAPPTAGPPAGRMGVLRGARRNLVAVGAGALLAAVLGTVVTLGATSGSEDPEGQNVTTEQSAEEDDGENGLPADEPTDDPASEEGTAGGGSPSPGASGRATPSGSATPSPGTSEPGASPTSGSPSSEGPSSEPTTGNPSPTSRPPKPTTTPPTTEPTPTDPTPSEPTPSEPTPSDPTTEPETSNSASGPADSATASSTVGGPGQETSGSTPTA; this is encoded by the coding sequence ATGGACCCGACCAACCGGGGACCGGAAGAGTACGGCAACGACCATTCCGGTGACGACGGTGCGCGGCGACGGCAGTCCCGCGACCCGCTCATGCCTGACTTCGGGCACCAGACGCCGCAGCAGTCGCGCACGGTGCGGCTGATATCGGGCGACTTCCTGCTCACCGTCAACCCGGTCGACGGCAGCGAGATCGAGCCCTGCAGGCCGGGCGAGCAGCCCGACGCGCCCGTACGGCACACCGCCGCACGGCGTGTGGACCGCGAGCGCGCCGCCGCGCCGCCCGTCCCGGCGGGGCCGCCCGCGCCCCAGACGCCCCTCCTGGAACGCCAGGACGAGCGCGAGCGGTTGCAGCGGCTGCTGGCCCGCGGCCGCTCGGTGTGCCTCACCGGGCCCGCCGGGTCCGGCCGCACGGCGCTGCTGGACGCCGTGGCCGCCGACTGCGCGGACCTGGCCCCCGACGGGGTCGTACGCCTCTCCGGATACAAGCGGACCGCCTCGGAGCTGCTGTACGGGCTGTTCGAGGCTGTCTACAGCGCTCCGCTCCACCGTCCCGACCGCGAGGGCCTCCTCGCGCTCGTCCACGGCGTGGGTGCCGTCGTGGTCGTCGACGACCTGGAGCTGGGCGGTGCCGCGCTCCAGGAACTGCTGGACGCCACCCCGGAGTGCGCGTTCCTGTTCGCCACGACCCCCGACGTGCCGTCGCCCGCGGCCGACGCGAACCTCGAGGAGGTCTTCCTCTCCGGTCTCGGCCGCAGCGCCTCGATCGAGCTCATGGAGCACGTCGTCGAACGCGCCCTCACCGACGAGGAGGCGAACTGGGCGGGGGACCTCTGGTTCGAGTCCGAGGGACTGCCGCTGCGCTTCGTCCAGGCGGGCGCCCTGCTGCGCCAGCGCGACGATCTGCGGGTCGGCCAGGACGCGTTCGACGGCGACGACGAACCGGGCGACGCGCCCTTCGGCAGGGCCGAGTCGGCCGGCCTCCCGCTGCCCAGCCTCGGTGAGGGCGCGGCGCCCGCCGCCCTGCTCGCCTCCCGGCTGAGCGAGGCCGCCCGCGAGACCCTGCGCTTCGCCGTCGCCCTCGGCGGCGAGGTGCCGCACCAGGCTCACCTGCCCGCGCTCGTGGGCGACACCCACGCCGACGCCGCCCTGGGTGAACTCGCCCTCAGCGGCCTGCTCTCCCCGGCGGGTCCCCGCTACCGGCTGGCCGCCGGGGTCCTGACCCAGCTGGAGGCGAGCGGCTACGACGAGAGCGCGGAAGCGCACGCCCGCAGCGCCGCCCAGCACTACACCTGGTGGGCCGGACACCCCTCCGTCACCCCGGAGCGCGCGATCGCGGAGTCGGACGCCCTCCTCGCCTCGATGACCCGCCTGGTCCCGGGCGACGCACCCGGACAGGCCAGCGTGGCCGTCCTGCTGGCCCGCAGCGCCGCTCCCGCGTTCGCCGCGGGGATGCAGTGGGGCGCGTGGGAGAAGGCCCTCAGGGCCGGCCAGGAGGCCGCGCGGATCGCCGGCGAGGTGGCGGAGGAGGCGTACTTCCACCACGAGCTGGGTGTCCTCGCGCTCTGCACCGGCCACTTGGACCGGGCCCGCGCCGAACTGGAGACGTCCGTCGGCATGCGCGGGGCGCTCGCCGACAAGGCCGGCGCGGTGGCCGGGCGCCGGGCGCTCGCCCTCGTCGCGGACCGCTCGGGCGAACCGGTGCGCACCACCCTCGCGGGCGACGACGTGCCGCTGGTCCCGCGTCACGACGAGACGGCCCCGTCGCTCGCCGGCGCCCCGGCGGCCAAGCCGCTCTTCCCCCGGCTGACCGACACCTCGGCGACCATGGTCTCCTACCAGGCCCCGCCGACCGCCGGTCCGCCCGCCGGGCGCATGGGAGTCCTCCGCGGCGCCCGGCGCAACCTCGTCGCCGTGGGCGCGGGCGCGCTGCTGGCGGCCGTGCTCGGCACGGTGGTGACCCTGGGAGCCACCTCGGGCAGCGAGGACCCGGAAGGGCAGAACGTCACGACCGAACAGTCGGCGGAGGAGGACGACGGCGAGAACGGTCTGCCCGCGGACGAGCCGACCGACGACCCGGCCTCCGAGGAGGGCACGGCCGGCGGCGGCTCCCCCTCCCCGGGGGCCTCGGGCCGGGCCACTCCGTCCGGCAGCGCGACCCCGTCCCCCGGCACGTCGGAGCCCGGCGCGAGCCCGACGTCGGGCTCCCCGTCCAGCGAGGGCCCCAGCAGCGAGCCGACCACCGGGAACCCGTCGCCGACGAGCCGGCCGCCGAAGCCGACGACGACTCCGCCCACCACCGAGCCGACGCCCACGGACCCGACCCCTTCGGAGCCGACCCCCTCGGAACCCACGCCCTCGGACCCGACGACGGAGCCGGAGACCTCCAACTCGGCGAGCGGTCCGGCCGATTCGGCGACCGCGTCGTCGACCGTCGGCGGGCCCGGCCAGGAGACGTCCGGCAGCACACCGACCGCCTGA